The DNA region aaattcacatttcagcaggacaataacctaaaacacaaagagAAATACACTgaggttgcttaccaagatgacattgaatgttcctgagtggcatagttacagttttgacttacacTACCAGAAAAAaattgggcacacctactcattcaaggattttcctttatttttacaattttttacattgtagaataatagtgaagacatcaaaactaaataacacatatggaatcatgtagtaaccaaaaaagtgttaaacaaatcaaaatatactttatatttgagattcttcaaatagccaacctttgccttaatcttggcgttctctcaaccagcttcatgaggtagtcacctggaatgcatttcaattaacaggtgtgccttcttaaaacttaatttatggaatttctttccttaatgcttttcagcaaatcagttgtgttgtgacacggtaggggggtatacagaagatagccctatttggtaaaagactaagtccatattatggcaagaacggctcaaataagcaaagagaaacgacagtcgatcattgctttaagacatgaaggtcagtcagccCGCGACGcagttagccattgtggctgggaccgcagATTGTCCTaggtttgtggctgtctagatccctgctgtttgttgtttttaatctTCCCTGTGACTTGCCCTGTCTGGAAATGCaaggagtaacagcgtaaccaACTTTGTTAGCTACAATGACAAAGACAAAAGCCGACATGAGTGCCGTTgtcgaggacagtggtgtctctctatcacacgtgaaggatctttaaaaaaaaaagttcaacaagcagttgttacaacaacaagaaatagCTTCAAGtactttgtccaaatactggtggattcgactaataaaataatggatgacctgaccagagaggtccaggacctaaagaaaagtttgcagttctcccagggtcagctcgatgagttgaaacaggagaatGGCAAGATTACAGTAATCTGTAAGTTATTGAGAGAGGACATaagttctgtgtgtgaatccatgataacaatgacggataAATCCGACTATCTCGAGTGAAAATCAAGGcgtaacaacatggttgtggagggaattgcagaatctccacgagACCTGGGCGGtaaatgatctctgagaaattgaagatggacgacaggaagattgaggtggagtgcgcccacaggactggaaaactcACCACCGGCctaggtgacaggcccaggccaatAGTGGTCatgttcctgaggttcaaggacaaggtagctgttctggaaagagccaagaacttgagaggaacgtatatctttCTCAACAAGGACTGTCCTGAAGCTGTgtgccagaagaggaaagaatgTATCCCAGCCATGAACGCTGCCAAAgtgcgtggggacattgcttacatcaattcaaatcaaatggtatttgtcacatttatttatttatttttattttattttattttacctttatttaactaggcaagtcagttaagaacaaattcttatttacaatgacggcctacaccggccaaacccggacgacgctgggccaattgtgtgccgccctatgggactcccaatcacggccggttgtgatacagcctggaatcgaaccagggggtctgtagtgacgcctcaagcactgagatgcagtgccttagaccgctgcggtctaaggcactgttgcgccttacacaacaggtgtagaccttacagtgaaatgcttacttacaagcccttaaccaaaaatgcagttttaagaaagaataccaaaaaaaatcacacaaaatgaaatataaaataatacgaaataaaagtaacaaataattgaagagcagcagtaaaaataacaatagcgaggctatatacagggggtaccggtaccaagtcaatgtgcagtggcaccggttagtcgaggtaatatgtacatgtaggtagagttactaaagtgactatgcatagacaataaacagagagtagcagcagtgtaaaagggggggcaatgcaaatagtctgggtagccatttgattagatgttcaggagtcttatggcttaggggtagaagctgtttagaagcctcttggacctaaacttggcactccggtaccgcttgccgtgcggtagcagagagaacattctatgactagggtggctggagtctttgacaattttcagggccttcactacagccccgtcgatgagaatgggggcgtgctcggtcctcttctttttcctgtagtccacaatcatctcctttgtcttgatcatgttgagggagaggttgttgtcctggcaccacacggccaggtctctgacctcctccctataggttgtctcgtcgttgtcggtgatcaggcctaccactgttgtgtcatcggcaaacttaatgatggtgttggagtcatgcctggccatgcagtcatgagtgaacagggagtatagggagggggggggggcacgcacccctgagaggcccctgtgttgaggatcaacgtggaggatgtgttgttacctacccttaccacctgggggcggccgtcaggaagtccaggatccagttgcagagggaggtgtttagtcccagggtccttagcttagtgcttacatccgctatgacaggctcattgtccaccctccctcccagaagcctggaagggatgatagagcctatgggttcgtagcttcaaccccgcagcaaacacacacacacacaccaattgattatTGTACTGCTGAATGTACattttttctcttgctttgtttgctattttcagtattatgtctatctctgataagctacccaggaaagggctgaaattagcccatattaatatatgtagccttagaaataagtttaatgaaatcaataacttgctaacatcagataacattcatatattagccatttctgagactcacttagataattcatttgatgaaaCAGCAATAGCAATACaagaatataacatctatagaagagacagaaatgcttatgggggaggtgtatatattcagagccatatccctgtaatgcttagagaagatcttatgtcaagtgttattgaagtgttgtggttgcaggttcacttgccacatctaaagcctttgcttttggggtgttgctataggccaccaagagCGAACattcagtatctaaataatatgtgtgaaatgcttgatagtgtatgtgatgtaaacagagaggtctactttcttgggtacctgaatattgactgtttttcatcaagctgtctgctcaagaggaagcttcttactgtaaccagtgcctgtaaacTGGTTCAGGTttttaatcaacctaccagggtgtttacaaacactacaggaacaagatcatccacatgtatcgatcacatttttactaatccTGTAGAACTTtgctctaaagctgtatccgtaatccggatgcagtgatcacaatatagtggctatatccaggaaagccaaagttccaaaagctgagCCTAAAATaatgtataagagatcatacaaaagatttagcTATGACTCATATatggatgatgtaaaaaatatttgttggtctgatgtgattaataaggagcatccagacgctgcacttgatgaattcatgaaattgcttcttccaattattgataaacatgcacctgttaggaaactgactgttagaactgttaaggctccatgggttgatgaggaatttaaaaaccatatggttgaaagagatggggcaacaggagtggctaataagtctggctgcacatctgactggctgacatactgcaaattgagaaattatatgactaaactcaacaaacagaagaagaaactgtattttgaagccaagatcaatgatataaagaatgaaggaaaaaaaactttggagtactttaaatgaaagtatgggcagaaagacaaattcaactccatctttcatcgaatcagatggcttatttatcacaaaaccatttgatgttgccaattattttaatgattacttcattggcaaggtgggcaaacttaggcaggaaatgccaacaatgaacagtgagctatcctattcatgcataaaaaacaaataatgaaagaaaagcattgcatatttgaatttttttaagttagtgtgggagaggtggaaaaagtattgttatcgatcaataatgacaaacctcctggcattgacaatttAGATGGAAATCTACTGAGGATGGTAGGTGACTAtagctgtcacgttcgttgaaggacgggtcagaccaaggctcagcgtgaaatgcatacatgtttattataaggataaacacacgaacaaaaacaacgtaacgtgaagtcctcaggctaaacacaatgcaagcctctacacggaacaagatcccacaactaatgattgccaacaggctgcctaagtatgatccccaatcagagacaacaagcgacagctgtctctgattgggaatcacacccggccaaacatagaaatacaacacctagaaagtaaacatagaaataacaacatagatctccacaccctgactcaacatactagagtcccataagtcagggcgtgacaatagccactcctatctgtcatatttttaatctgagcctagaggaaactctttgtcctcaggcctgagggaagccaaagtaattccactacccaagaatggtaaagtggCCTTTACTTGTTCTAACAGCAgccctataagcttgctgccagctcttagcaaactgttggaaaaaaatgtgtttgaccaaatacaatgctatttctctgtaaacaaattaacaacagactttcagcatgcttatagggaagggcactcaacatgtactgcactgacacaattgactgatgattggtagaaagaaattgataataagaagattgtgggagctatactgttagatttcagtgcagtcGTTTATATTTTttaccataacctgttgttgaaaaaacttgtgttatggcgtttcaacctctgccatatcgtggattcagagctatctatctaatataactcaaagggttttctttaatggaagcttctctaatgtcaaacatgtaatgtgtggtgtaccacagggcagctctctaggccctctactcttttctatttttaccaatgacctgccactggcattaaacaaagcatgtgtgtctatgtatgctgatgattcaaccatatatgcaTCAGTAACCACAGCCAATGAAggcactgaaacccttaacagaggtgcagtctgttttggaatgggtggccactaataaactggtcctgaacatctctaaaactaagagcattgtatttggtacaaatcattccctaagttctagacctcagctgaatctggcaatgaatggtgtggctgttgaacaagttgaggatactaaattacttggctttaccttagattgtaaactatcatggtcaaaacatatacattcaatggttgtaaagatggggagaggtctgtccgtaataaagagatgctctgatTTTTTGACActacactccaaaaagcaagttctgcaggctctagttttgtctaatcttgattaatgtccagtcgtgtggtccagtgctgcaaggaaagacctagttaagctgcagctggctcaaaaacagagtggcacgtcttgctcttcattgtaatcagagggctgatataaatactatgcatgccagtctctcttggctaagagttgaggagagactgactgcatcacttctacTTTTTATTAGAAACATTAATGTgatgaaaatcccaaattgtttgcatagtcaacttacacacagctctgacacacacacttaccccaccaaacatgccaccaggggtcttttcacagtccccaaatccagaacaaattcaagaaagtgtacagtattatattgagccattattgcatggaactccgttccatctcatattgctcaaataaacagcaaacctggtttcaaaaaacagataaagcaacacctcacggcacaacacctctcccttatttgacctagatagtttgtgtgtatgtattgatatgtaggctacgtttgcctttaaaaatgttttatgtagttctgtccttgagctgttcttgtctattaatgttctgtattatgtcatgtttcatgttttgtgtggaccccaggaagagtagctgctgcttttgcaacagctaatggttatcctaataaaataccaaataccaacatttcaagaactttgaaagattcttcaaatgcagtcgcaaaagccatcaagcgctatgatgaaactggatctcatgagcaccaccacaggaatggaagacccagaatgatctctgctacagaggataagttcaaaacccaaaacacacctccaggctgtgtaagggctatttgaccaagaaggagagtgatggagtgctgcatcagatgacctggcctccacaatcacccgacctcaacccaattgagatggtttgggatgagttggactgcagagtgaaggaaaagcagccaacaagtgctcagcatatgtgggaactccttctagactgttggaaaagcattccaggtgaagctggttgagagaatgccaagagtgtgcaaagctgtcatcaagacaaagggtggctatttgaagaatctcaaatataaaatatattttgatttgtttaacacttttttggttactacatgattccatgtgtgttatttcatattttgatgtcttcactattattctacaatgtagaaaatagtaaaaataaagaaaaacccttgaatgagtaggtgtgtccaaactgttgcgcaaagctcttagagtcttacccagaaagactcagagctgtaaatgctgccaaaggtgattctaacatgtattgactcagaggtgtgaatacttatgtaaatgagattatACTGTATTTAATTATCAAGGGCTATTTGGGCCATTATCTTCAGTTTAGTTGAAGACATGActcacaatacatttacattttagtcatttagcagatgctcttatccagagcgacttacagttagtgagtgcatacatttttcatactggccccccgtgggaaccgaATCCACAAACAGTGAAGACATTGCTCACATAAAAAAACGTTATAGATGTAGGCCCTAAATGCATGGGTCCTATATCCCTCCACTGTTTGTAGGAGCCCCTGGTCTCTCTCGTTCGATAGCGGAAAGTTCATAACTACACTGTGGACCTTCATCGGAGCATAGGCCTATATCATAACTCAATGCTCAAATAGCAGAAATCATCTTCTTTCACCACAAGTGCCTAGAGTTGAAACCATATTTTTGGCAACAAGATGAATCAAATTTATCCAGAAGTCAGCTCACACCCCCAGTCTCAGCCTTGATGCAATAACTCGCCACAATGGCCACGTGGTGGCGACAAATGTTACCGTTCTTGCAGACTATGCGTTAGTGCATAAAACCCCTATCAGAATGAGATACGTTGCAAAGGTTGATGCCTAATTCAGTTTGCTACATTATCTTTGTATTCAACTCTTCAATAAAGGTCTGCCAATGTAAATTTTAcgcatttttgtcatttagcctAGTCCCATCGTTTGTTGGAATGGAATTCCCAAATTATTCCAAACCGTTTGTGACTATATTCCCTAAGTATTTGACAAACTATACACATATTAATTATCGGAATTATAACGTCAATCATTTAAAAATGCAGGGTATTATCTGAATGTATTTCATGCTTTATATTAGCCTATTTGCATATGCTAGTCTATTATAAATAGTATACATTTTAATTTACAATTTGTATAAATCTTTGTCACTGATGACATTGTATGCCTAACAaattcattatatatatatatatatatatatatatatatatatatatatatatatatatatatatatatataaacgctCACTCACTATTCAGGGCAGGTGAAAGTCAGTCAAAAAGAAAGATGACCATAGACACGATGTTTCATGAATAAAATAAGTAAATAATGTCAGAATTTAACATAACATAGCCTAGATTGTACTCGAGAGAATTTGACAGGACACAGAGATTATTTTGATGGGGTGTCAAAATGATTTGACAGGCATGTTGTCGACGCATCTAAAAATAAAAATGACGTTTAAATACCGGAAACTGCCAAGAGGAAACACTGCACATGCAGATGTTAAAGCGCATTTAGTTATTGTGTCTCTACTTGCACGTAAAGATTGCGAGAGTGACTCACCTAGGATGTTAGTCTAGCCTACCTGCTGCAGTCTGCAGAAGCCTGAAATTGAAATTAAACTGAAAACATCTCGCTCATTCCAAACGCGTGCATAATTTGAGAGCTGTCCATCAATTGCTCACAACGTAGGCTAGTGATGACCTTTATAAATGCAGAACTTCCTCACATGCAGTGTTTATTTTCACACAGAAAACGTCTATTAACAATATAATTTCAGCCACAAAAGAAGGCTTAATTCTCAAACATAGTGTCGTGTGTAAAATTCGCATTCCTGAGGGAGAGTTGTTCCGAGCGCAATTTCAGCACCACGGACAACACCACTGGATATACAGTAGTGAATCATTATCCCCACAGCAATGAAATGCTCCATCATTTGTTCACTGTTTATAGAAAAGTGTAGATTATATAAAACATTAAGTAAAAAATGGCTTAATGTTTGCTAATTAAATTGTTGCTTTTGAAAGGCCTGTCATAGtttatgtttatatatatatatatatatatatatatatatatatatatatatatatatatatatatatatatatatataatagaagcCCACAACTGGAGTAGGCTATGAGTGTGCAACCTATAAATCAAATAGAATGCTCATTGTTAGCTTTCTACCAAGACAAGTAGAACCTCCATCCTTGAATGAGGTTATAGTTTGTAATTTAGGCTACGCGTCGTGGGTAGCCTAACTCATTCTGATTTTCACACAACTGTGATGCAGTGCAAGTGCGTGTTTCCACACccgatgtatgtgtgtgtgtacacgagCATGTGTGCGCGTTGGCTCAGGGGACTCCCTCCCTTCTCAAAACACTCACGAACTGAAAATATCTCCGACCAACAGTTTCAGTGCGGCTGCCTTACTTCGGCTAGGGATGTCAGACGACACTCTAGGTAATAACATCCGGTCGCCAATGAGCGACGCGCTTCAATCTTTTGGATTTCGCGAACCGAACGCCCAGTTCGGCTCAACGTGGACGCAACACATTTGTTGCAAATTCACTAAGCAATCTCAAATCTTTCGTTTGTATATTTATTTCAAATAGAATGGCAGTTGTGGAGACGACAGAGCCCCGTGAGTTGGTTACTACTGCGTCCCCAGACGCGCATGGAGCTATGGACTGGCTTTCCACTTGAGAGGAGGACACATGGAGAACCCCGCGAAATACCTCTCAGTGCACGACAGCCACTCCGTCCCGTTACCTCTTGGGGAGATTATGTGGAACTCGACCGAATCGGAGGCAACATGCAACGGTGGAAAGGAATTGGTCATCCGGACAGTGACGGGCTGCTTGCTCTCCCTACTCATCCTGTGGACACTACTGGGAAACATTATGGTGTGCTCCGCCGTGCTCCGAGTTCGGCACTTGCGAAGTAAAGTGACCAACATTTTCATCGTTTCTTTGGCTGTGTCGGATTTATTCGTTGCAATTCTGGTGATGCCATGGAAAGCTGTGGCCGAGGTGGCGGGGTATTGGCCGTTTGGTACTTTTTGTAATTACTGGGTGGCTTTTGACATCATGTGCTCAACTGCGTCCATCCTCAACCTCTGCATTATCAGCGTGGATAGATATTGGGCCATATCAAGTCCGTTCCGGTACGAGAGAAAAATGACCCAACGAGTTGCCTTTGTTATGATAAGCGTCACGTGGACGTTGTCTGTACTCATTTCATTCATACCAGTCCAACTGAACTGGCACAAAGCCAGCGAAGACGAAACAGTTGGAGTGCATAACGCCTCCTTCCGTGATGTAGAGGAAAACTGTGACTCTAGCCTCAACAGAGAATACGCCATATCTTCATCTTTAATAAGTTTCTACATACCCGTAGCAATTATGATTGTGACATACACGAGAATCTATCGGATTGCTCAGATCCAAATCAGGAGGATAGCTTCCCTAGAGCGCGCCGCTGAGCACGCGACAAGTTGCAGGACCAACAACAGACTCGAGTGCCAACACCACAATACCTTGAAAACTTCTATTAAAAGGGAAACCAAAGTTTTAAAAACGTTATCGATCATTATGGGCGTATTTGTGTGTTGTTGGTTACCGTTCTTTATTTTGAACTGCATAGTTCCATTCTGTGATAAACCACCGACTGACAAAGACGCAGGTCTCCCGTGCGTCAGCGAGACAACTTTTGACGTCTTTGTTTGGTTCGGCTGGACTAATTCATCCATGAATCCTATTATTTACGCTTTTAACGCAGAGTTCAGAAAAGCATTTGCCAGTCTGCTGGGTTGTCGTAATTTCTGCTCCAGAACACCAGTTGAAACTGTGAACATTAGCAACGAGCTGGTCTCTTACAACCAGGACACCCTTGTCCACAAAGAAATCGTGAATGCCTACGTCAATATGATCCCCAACGTAGTGGAATGCATTGAGCACGAGGACATATTTGACAGGATATCACAGTTATCGCACAACAATGAAAATGCCACCGACTCTGTTTGTGACTTGGAAGACTGTGAGGCAGATATTAGCCTCGACAGGATGACACCATTCACCCCCAATGGTTTACATTGAATACACTTGTATCATCTCGTGCGTAAAAGAATGTGTTGCTTAAATCAGATATTTGAGATGTGGTGTTGTTGTCCCATGCTGAAAAGTGACGTAAATTGGTGTCTTATTACATAAGAAAAGTCTATGTGTATTAATTTGTTCTAAGGTTATGGCTTCTAAGTTTGATGTATTCGGAGCAGCAGGTGTATTGCAACCATTTGCTCTTATTGACACAGTGGACTCTATTTGGAAAAGGAGGAAAGCCTTACAAGGGTATTGTAACCACGCACGTTCATCACATGCAGTTGTTTAAAACGCCTTATTTATTCTGGGTAAGAGTGCAATATAGTTTTGAAACAAGGGGAATGTTACATGATTGGAATATGTTTAATTTAAATGATGCCAAAATATTTAAAATGCtgaatcattctctctctctctctctctctctctctctctctctctctctctctctctctctctctctgtgtgtgtgtctctgtctctctcgctctctctctctctctctctctctctctctctctctctctctctctctctctctctctctctctccctgctctctacACGTACACAGACGTAACTGCATAGCACATTTGCGCACGCACACATCAGACAAATCTTTCTCAATCGAATTATGCACATACAGCAGGCTTACTTGACTTTACCCATAATAAATCCACACCGATTCAAATCTAATTAGGAACTGTTGGAAACCTTAATTTGAATGATTATGGTGAACACCTGCTATGTACGATAAGCTTAATTATTACTTGCAGATGTTCTATTCTTTGTGTGATATTCTACCTCTCTATTTGGTGAGAAAAATGGCCAAGATGCACAAATCCAACCGTTCACCATGCTCCAAAGTACggcatccatattaggaagtCCACCAGACAACATCCAGAAAGCTAATTGGCTTTATGCATCTCCCTTGTAGCCAGTTAATGATACACTTTTAAGATCACATATGTCAACAAATGAATCAACAATTCAGATGATGTGCAATGAGGTAATACGAATCTTGGTGTGAAACTCCACAGTGGGACCATGGTCAGCTGGATGTAGCCTACATTTCACCTCAGCTAATGTCCAGCTTTTGATAATGTTCAAATGATATTTGAATGTATACTGTCATTCTAACAGTGAAGTGTGTAACCATTTTGTAATAAAATGCTATTTAGCAGAGATTTCAATTTATTCTAGTGGTCACTGTTCTTGTAGAATGAAAATTGACAAATatacagtgtccatattaggaaaGCCACGTAGTCACAAGAAGTTAGTCAAGGAACTTCTTCCTGTTTTAGTCCCTTGCGGGAAAACAATGCTGTACTTGATATTTGCAATCTCTAATTTCATACATTCTTAGTTAATAAGGAGAATACCATGAAATAATTACATATGATACTGCTAATAGGCCTACACACTTGTAGATGGCTATTTATCTTAAGTTAAGTGCTTAAGCGCTTAAATGCTCTTTTGGTATTTAGGAATAAAGAAAGTTGCACCTTTATGTTGTTCAAGGTCTCCACTCAGAGTTGGACATGCCACCATCACAGGCCAACCAACCATTCATGTCTTAACTGTCAGAAGTACATTTCCAATCGAAAAAAGACACACTTTGCTCAGACAAAATCACCCAGAGGGAAATCTTCCAGACTTTGGTCTCAGCTTGCATCTGTGTAGAGTTTTTTGAGTCCTCGGTTGTCCCTTTTTCCTTCCTATAAAACAGAGTTTATTTATACTGTTAATTGTCCTAATTTTGTCTCTGAGGAAAAGACTCAAACGTAGGGAGATGGCTGCGCGTCATACTCTCACCTCGATGAAACCATATGGGCTTAGCAATGTGCTGGCGCTCGTCCTCCCCTCCCCGTGCTGAGGAGATGTGAAAGGTAGTTGGTCTTGATGTTCTGCAATGACAGGTTTGGAAAAGAAGCGGAGGCAGGCTCAAGGGGGTTTCTCTATCCATCACTACACATCCGTCAAAACCATCTCTCAATTCCCACAGagatgcatctctctctctctctctctctctctctctctctctctctctctctctctctcgctctctcagatcCGGGATAACTATGCTTTGTGGAAATTAATAATTTTCCCGggggaatattttttttttgaataCAGATCCCCAAAAATGAATACTTTTcaaaactatttgaatacagatcacAGAAAGTGACTACTTTTCAAAACTATTTGAAAACAGATCTCAGAAAGTGACTACTTTTTCGTACCTATTTTAAAACAGATCTTTGTATTATTGGAAACTATTGGATTGGCTGCCTTCAACTAATGGCAGGGTTGTCTATGTAACTGCATGTTCAAgatagaaatacaattaatagatCACACACAATTTCCTATACTATTCCAATCTATCTGACATTCATATTTGATCTACGCAATACGTTTCTATCTGAACATTTAGTAAATGTCCATTCTCCTGAATGTCCATTGCCCCAGATGTACATAATCAAGTCAAACCATTTAACCAATGATGTTTTGCACAGATACGTATAAATAAGTTGTGATGCTCAACTACTGTATAGCTCTTTCAACATGCCACTGAAAAGGTTGAAAGCTGCAATAAATTTGATGATACCTGAACATACTGCAGAGTAATTCAAAGCCATTTGCAAACATTGCAAACAGAAAGTTGGATGCAAAAACAACTTCAAACCTCTCTGTCCATCTGAgggttagggctctattcaatccacatctcggaagttcagctttacagcatgattgaaatttaaaggcaacgttCCCTCTTTAGCGGAGACTGCGTTCACAGTAAATATGTtgtctcaatcggaaattacctttacatttctatcatgGAATCTGTAACGGTTCAGCTTTACGAATTGAATACAGCCCTATGTTTTCTTGTTTCAAACACACACTATACCATCTGTAAAGGGATAGTTTACTCAGAATGCAAACCAACATAATTTTTTTTACCTAGCTTGGCTGTAGATGATTCAAGAAAGCAGTTCTGTGATATTTCGTTTCCTTTCAACACTTAATAGCCATATTTTGTTACT from Coregonus clupeaformis isolate EN_2021a chromosome 12, ASM2061545v1, whole genome shotgun sequence includes:
- the LOC121578634 gene encoding D(1B) dopamine receptor-like; protein product: MENPAKYLSVHDSHSVPLPLGEIMWNSTESEATCNGGKELVIRTVTGCLLSLLILWTLLGNIMVCSAVLRVRHLRSKVTNIFIVSLAVSDLFVAILVMPWKAVAEVAGYWPFGTFCNYWVAFDIMCSTASILNLCIISVDRYWAISSPFRYERKMTQRVAFVMISVTWTLSVLISFIPVQLNWHKASEDETVGVHNASFRDVEENCDSSLNREYAISSSLISFYIPVAIMIVTYTRIYRIAQIQIRRIASLERAAEHATSCRTNNRLECQHHNTLKTSIKRETKVLKTLSIIMGVFVCCWLPFFILNCIVPFCDKPPTDKDAGLPCVSETTFDVFVWFGWTNSSMNPIIYAFNAEFRKAFASLLGCRNFCSRTPVETVNISNELVSYNQDTLVHKEIVNAYVNMIPNVVECIEHEDIFDRISQLSHNNENATDSVCDLEDCEADISLDRMTPFTPNGLH